Genomic window (Longimicrobium sp.):
GCAGGCGGTGTCCAGCTGCATCGACGGGCCGTGCACGCCCAGCAGGTACGACAGGCGCCCGGCCGCCAGGCTGCGCAGCACGCTCAGCCCGCGATAGGTGTCGATGTGCTCCGGGTCGTCGCGGTAGTACCGCTGCTGCGCGTACTCGTCCAGGAACAGCCCCGTGAACACGCCCGTCTGGGTCCCCGCCAGCCCGGGAGGCGAGATCCCGGCGTGCTCCAGCGCCTCCCAGCTCACCTCCAGCAGCAGCCGGTGCTGCGGGTCCAGGTTGGCGGCCTCGCGCGGGGCGATCCCGAAGAACCGCGGATCGAACCCGTCGATGCCGCCCAGGAACCCGCCCTGGCGCGTGTACATCTTCCCGGGCGCCTCGGGGTCGGGGTCGTAGAAGGCGCCCGCGTCCCAGCGCTCCGCCGGCACCTCGCCGATGGCGTCGCGCCCCTCGCGCAGCAGCCGCCAGAACGCGTCCGGCCCATCCGCCCCGCCCGGAAAGCGGCATCCCACGCCGACGACGGCGATCGGCTCCGTGCGCGCCGCCTCGAGCGCGCCGATCTTCGTCTGCAGCCGCCGCAGCTCCAGCAGCGCGTCGGCCAGCACGGCGCGGGCGTCGGGCTCGGCCGGCCGCCCGTTCATCGGGCGCTCCCCTGGTGCAGGGTGGCGAGCTCCCGCGCCAGCAGGCCGGCCAACTCGCCCTCGGAAAGCGCATCCAGGGCGGCCCGGTCCTCGTCCGGAGACGGGGACGGGGACGGAGACGGAGGCGGCGCGGGGGTGCCCGCGGCGGCGGCGGAAACGCCCACCTCCGACGCCAGGAAGCGCGCCAGGTGGCCCAGGGTGGGATGGCTCCAGGCCAGCGTCACGGGAAGCGAAAGGCCCAGCCACTCGCCCAGCCCCGCGGCCAGGAGCACCGCGCGCGGCGAATCCAGCCCGTACTCGCGCAGCGGCACGTCGGCCGACAGGGCACCCTGGATCCCCAGGTGCGCACGCAGCCACGACTCCAGCCAGTCCAGGATGGCCGCGGCGGAGACGGCGGGCCGCGGCGTGCCCCGCGCGGCGACGGAGTGCTCCTCCCTCAGCACCCGCTTCAGGACCTTTCCCGTGGGGCTGCGTGGGACCGAGGCCACCAGGCGAACGCGCGCGGGCACCTTCACCGGCGCCAGGTGCGCGCGGCAAAAGGCCAGGAGCTCTTCTTCCCTCACCTCGCTCCCGGGGCGCGGCACCACGTCGGCCTGCACCTGCTCTCCCAGCACCGCCGCGGGCACCCCGTACACCGCCGCCTCGGCCACCGCGGGGTGCCGGTGCAGTACGTTCTCCACCTCCGCCGGATACACGTTGCTCCCCCCCACGTCCACCAGGTCCTTCAGCCGGTCCTCGACGTAGAAGTAGCCCTCGTCGTCCATCCGGCCGATGTCGCCGGTGTGCAGCCACCCCCCGCGGATCACCTGCGCCGTCTCTTCCGGACGCCGCCAGTAGCCCAGCATCACGTTGGGGCCGCGCACCACGATCTCCCCCGCCTCCCCGGGCGGCACCTCGCGCCCGTCCTCCACGGAGACCACCCGCATCTCCACCCCCTCCACGGGCGTGCCGATGGAGCCGGGACGGTACCGGTGCGAGTGGTTGTAGCTGGCGAAGGGAGAGGTTTCCGTCAGGCCGTACCCCTGGTGCACGGGGCGGCCGAACTTTTCCCGCCAGCGCAGCTCGGTGGCCAGGGGAAGGATGGCCGCGGCGGAGAAGAAGTAGCGCACCGGTCGCAGCTCGTCGGGGGTGGCGCGCTCGGCCAGGAGCTGAAAGGTGGCGGGAACCCCGAAGAACATGGTGACCCCGTCGCGCGCGATCGAACGCAGCACCGGCTCCACCTCGAAGCGGCGGTGCAGCACCGCCGTGGCGCCGGATTGCAGTGCCGCGTTCAGCACGGCGTTCTGCCCGAAGCAGTGGTAGAGCGGAAGGAACAGGAGCATGCGGTCATCGGGGCCGATGCCCAGGTGGCGCTGCTTGGCCCGCGCGTTGAAGACCACGTTGGCATGCGACAGGGTGGCGCCGCGCGGCGTACCCGTGGTCCCGGAGGTGTACACGATCGCGGCGGGCGCGTCGGGCGGCAGGTGCACCGCGCGCGCGTCCGCCGGGGCGGCCGCCAGCAGCGCGGCGAACGACGGGGCACCCGCCTCATCCTCGCCCGCCACCATCACCGCCTCCAGCGCGGGAAGGCGATCGCGGGGAACCAGGGGGAGGAGCGCGGCGGTGGTCACCAGCACCCGCGCCCCGCTGTCGGCCAGGATGAAGGCCGCCTCCTCACCGCGGAGCGAGGCGTTCAGCGACACCGCCACGGCGCCCGCCTTCAGGGCGCCCAAGTAGGCGAACACCCACTCGGGAAGGTTGGGAAGCCAGATGGCTACCCGGTCGCCGGGCCCGATCCCCAGCCGCGCCAGCGCCGCGGCCGCGCGGCTGGCCTGCGCGTCGAGCGCGGCGTAGCTCCACGCGTCCCCTTCGAAGAGGAGCGCCGGGCGCTCGGGGTGCTCCGCGGCACCCCGCTCCACGTGCCGGGCCAGGTTCATGGCGTGCATGCGCGTCCGCCGCGGCGCTAGAAGGCGTCCGCGCCCGCCAGGGCGGGGCCGGAGGCGGGAGTGCGTCCCGCGTGG
Coding sequences:
- a CDS encoding long-chain-fatty-acid--CoA ligase gives rise to the protein MHAMNLARHVERGAAEHPERPALLFEGDAWSYAALDAQASRAAAALARLGIGPGDRVAIWLPNLPEWVFAYLGALKAGAVAVSLNASLRGEEAAFILADSGARVLVTTAALLPLVPRDRLPALEAVMVAGEDEAGAPSFAALLAAAPADARAVHLPPDAPAAIVYTSGTTGTPRGATLSHANVVFNARAKQRHLGIGPDDRMLLFLPLYHCFGQNAVLNAALQSGATAVLHRRFEVEPVLRSIARDGVTMFFGVPATFQLLAERATPDELRPVRYFFSAAAILPLATELRWREKFGRPVHQGYGLTETSPFASYNHSHRYRPGSIGTPVEGVEMRVVSVEDGREVPPGEAGEIVVRGPNVMLGYWRRPEETAQVIRGGWLHTGDIGRMDDEGYFYVEDRLKDLVDVGGSNVYPAEVENVLHRHPAVAEAAVYGVPAAVLGEQVQADVVPRPGSEVREEELLAFCRAHLAPVKVPARVRLVASVPRSPTGKVLKRVLREEHSVAARGTPRPAVSAAAILDWLESWLRAHLGIQGALSADVPLREYGLDSPRAVLLAAGLGEWLGLSLPVTLAWSHPTLGHLARFLASEVGVSAAAAGTPAPPPSPSPSPSPDEDRAALDALSEGELAGLLARELATLHQGSAR
- a CDS encoding polyketide synthase, which encodes MNGRPAEPDARAVLADALLELRRLQTKIGALEAARTEPIAVVGVGCRFPGGADGPDAFWRLLREGRDAIGEVPAERWDAGAFYDPDPEAPGKMYTRQGGFLGGIDGFDPRFFGIAPREAANLDPQHRLLLEVSWEALEHAGISPPGLAGTQTGVFTGLFLDEYAQQRYYRDDPEHIDTYRGLSVLRSLAAGRLSYLLGVHGPSMQLDTAC